Proteins from one Gossypium raimondii isolate GPD5lz chromosome 8, ASM2569854v1, whole genome shotgun sequence genomic window:
- the LOC105792205 gene encoding probable copper-transporting ATPase HMA5: MGTKLLALACIRKESYGDLSPRPHYPSMPKYPKGITAQETSLQGSEAKAMFSVMGMTCSACAGSVEKAVKRLPGIKEAVVDVLNNKAQVMFYPSFVNEESILEAIEDAGFQAALIQDETDDKSVQVCRIRINGMTCTSCSTTLENALQPVPGVQKVQVALATEEAQIHHDPKIITYNQLMQKIEETGFGAVLVSTGEDMSKINLRIDGVRTVNSMRMLENSLQALPGVQAVQTSPELKKIAVSYKPDMTGPRNFIKVIDSTGSSRRFKATIYPEGEGAGRESHRKEEIKQYFRSFLWSLIFTTPVFLTSMVFMYIPGIKHGLDTKVVNMLTIGEVIRWVLSTPVQFIIGRRFYTGSYKALRHGSANMDVLIALGTNAAYFYSVYTVIRAASSPDFEGTDFFETSAMLISFILLGKYLEVLAKGKTSEAIAKLMNLAPETAILLSLDEEGNVISEEEIDSRLIQKNDIIKIIPGAKVASDGFVLWGQSHINESMITGEARPVAKRKGDTVIGGTVNENGVLHIKATKVGSESALAQIVRLVESAQMAKAPVQKFADRISKYFVPLVIMLSFSTWLAWFLAGKLHGYPESWIPSSMDSFELALQFGISVMVIACPCALGLATPTAVMVGTGVGASLGVLIKGGQALEGAHKVNCIVFDKTGTLTVGKPVVVNTRLLKNMVLHEFYELVAATEVNSEHPLAKAIIEYAKKFREDEENPAWPEARDFVSITGHGVKAIVRNKEVIVGNKSLMLENNIVIPVDAQDMLTETELMAQTGILVSIDGEVTGVLAISDPVKPGAQEVISILKSMNVRSIMVTGDNWGTASSIASQIGIETVVAEAKPEQKAEKVKELQAEGYAVAMVGDGINDSPALVAADVGMAIGAGTDIAIEAADIVLMKSNLEDVITAIHLSKKTFSRIRLNYIWALGYNILGIPIAAGALFPSTGFRLPPWIAGAAMAASSVSVVCCSLLLKNYERPKKLENLEIGGIQIE, translated from the exons ATGGGGACGAAGTTGTTAGCTTTGGCATGCATAAGGAAGGAGAGTTATGGGGATTTGTCACCAAGGCCTCATTATCCATCGATGCCCAAATACCCGAAAGGGATTACGGCACAAGAAACGAGCTTGCAGGGATCAGAGGCGAAAGCCATGTTTTCAGTGATGGGGATGACATGTTCAGCCTGCGCTGGCTCCGTCGAGAAGGCTGTTAAGAGGCTTCCGGGAATTAAGGAAGCTGTTGTTGATGTTTTGAACAACAAGGCGCAAGTCATGTTCTACCCAAGTTTTGTTAAc GAAGAGAGCATTCTTGAGGCCATTGAAGATGCTGGATTTCAAGCTGCATTGATTCAAGACGAGACCGACGATAAATCCGTTCAAGTCTGCCGGATTCGGATCAACGGAATGACATGCACTTCTTGTTCCACCACTCTTGAAAATGCTTTGCAGCCAGTTCCCGGTGTGCAAAAGGTCCAAGTGGCTTTAGCAACCGAAGAAGCACAGATTCATCATGATCCCAAAATCATAACCTACAATCAACTCATGCAGAAAATAGAAGAGACCGGATTCGGAGCCGTACTTGTTAGTACTGGAGAAGACATGAGCAAGATCAATCTCCGTATCGACGGTGTAAGGACGGTTAACTCGATGAGAATGCTTGAAAATTCCCTTCAAGCACTCCCTGGTGTTCAAGCTGTACAAACATCCCCTGAACTCAAAAAAATTGCAGTCTCATACAAACCAGATATGACAGGACCAAGAAACTTCATCAAAGTAATAGATTCAACAGGTAGTAGTAGGCGTTTTAAGGCAACGATATATCCCGAAGGCGAAGGTGCTGGAAGGGAATCTCATAGAAAGGAAGAAATTAAGCAGTACTTCAGATCCTTCCTATGGAGCTTGATTTTCACTACTCCTGTATTTTTAACCTCCATGGTTTTCATGTATATCCCTGGAATCAAACATGGATTGGACACCAAAGTAGTGAATATGTTAACTATAGGTGAAGTCATAAGATGGGTACTATCAACTCCGGTTCAGTTCATAATAGGGAGACGCTTTTACACCGGTTCTTATAAAGCATTACGCCATGGGTCTGCAAATATGGATGTTTTAATCGCATTGGGGACTAATGCAGCTTACTTTTATTCTGTATACACTGTGATAAGAGCTGCTTCTTCTCCAGATTTTGAAGGTActgatttttttgaaacaagTGCAATGCTTATCTCATTCATTTTACTTGGTAAGTATCTTGAGGTTCTAGCTAAAGGAAAAACATCAGAAGCCATTGCTAAGCTTATGAACCTTGCACCTGAGACAGCAATATTGTTGAGTTTAGATGAAGAAGGGAATGTGATAAGTGAAGAAGAAATCGATAGTCGATTGATACAAAAGAATGATATTATCAAAATCATACCTGGTGCAAAAGTAGCTTCAGATGGTTTTGTTTTGTGGGGACAAAGTCATATAAACGAAAGCATGATAACCGGAGAAGCACGACCGGTGGCAAAAAGGAAAGGCGATACGGTTATCGGAGGTACGGTTAATGAGAATGGAGTATTGCATATTAAAGCAACAAAGGTTGGTTCAGAAAGTGCACTTGCACAGATTGTTCGTCTTGTTGAATCTGCTCAAATGGCCAAAGCTCCTGTACAGAAGTTTGCTGATCGTATTTCCAAATATTTCGTGCCTCTG GTGATCATGCTTTCGTTTTCAACGTGGCTTGCATGGTTTTTAGCTGGAAAGCTCCATGGTTACCCTGAATCATGGATACCATCTTCAATGGATAGTTTCGAGCTGGCACTTCAGTTTGGAATCTCAGTGATGGTCATAGCTTGTCCATGTGCCTTGGGGCTTGCAACCCCTACTGCTGTTATGGTCGGTACCGGTGTCGGTGCATCTCTAGGTGTATTAATCAAAGGTGGTCAAGCATTGGAAGGTGCACATAAGGTAAATTGCATTGTATTCGACAAGACAGGAACTCTCACGGTCGGAAAGCCGGTCGTTGTTAACACAAGACTGTTGAAAAACATGGTGTTACATGAATTCTACGAGCTTGTTGCCGCAACTGAGGTAAACAGTGAGCATCCCTTAGCCAAAGCCATTATCGAGTACGCCAAGAAGTTCAGAGAAGATGAAGAGAACCCTGCATGGCCAGAAGCACGTGACTTCGTCTCTATAACAGGACATGGAGTGAAAGCCATTGTTAGGAACAAGGAAGTAATTGTGGGAAACAAGAGCTTAATGTTGGAAAACAACATTGTTATTCCAGTTGATGCTCAAGACATGTTAACCGAAACCGAATTGATGGCTCAAACCGGCATTTTAGTATCGATAGACGGTGAAGTAACGGGAGTTCTCGCCATATCCGATCCAGTGAAACCAGGTGCACAAGAAGTTATTTCAATTCTCAAGTCAATGAATGTAAGAAGCATCATGGTGACTGGTGATAATTGGGGAACTGCAAGTTCCATTGCTAGTCAAATTGGCATTGAAACTGTTGTTGCAGAAGCTAAACCTGAACAAAAAGCAGAGAAAGTAAAAGAGCTACAAGCGGAAGGCTATGCTGTGGCAATGGTAGGGGATGGCATCAATGATTCGCCGGCACTTGTAGCCGCCGATGTCGGTATGGCAATCGGTGCAGGAACAGATATTGCAATAGAGGCAGCTGATATAGTTCTGATGAAGAGTAACTTAGAGGATGTGATCACAGCCATACACCTTTCCAAGAAAACATTTTCTCGTATTCGCCTTAACTATATTTGGGCATTGGGGTATAATATACTTGGGATTCCAATAGCTGCAGGGGCTCTATTTCCATCAACTGGATTTCGTTTACCTCCATGGATTGCTGGAGCTGCCATGGCTGCTTCCTCTGTTAGTGTTGTTTGCTGCTCACTCTTGTTGAAGAATTACGAGAGACCCAAGAAGCTGGAAAACCTTGAGATTGGTGGAATACAAATTGAGTAA